The Strix aluco isolate bStrAlu1 chromosome 29, bStrAlu1.hap1, whole genome shotgun sequence nucleotide sequence CCAGCTCGAAGCTCATCCCTGTGGGACGAGTCACAGGGACCGACAACCCCAAAGCACTCCCAGGATGTCACGCTCCCCTGGTTTCCCTGGGGTTGGTGCACTTGGTGTCACCACCCCAcccctgccaccccctcctccagCTTTCTCTGCTGGTTGGGAACTGGGTGGTGGTGAGATGGTGGGTGGAAGAGAAGTCCTGGGATGGGAGGGGTGGCCAAGAGCCGCCTGGCACGGGAGCTTGGAGCAGCCATGGTCCCTGAAGGGTGGTGGCACTTGGTGGCGGGTGACAACGAGGACACCCATCACCTGAATCTGCCCAGGAGGCAGATCCACCACCAGTCAGGACACCCCAGGGCTAAACCCCCCCTCACCACCATCCCGAGTTGTCTCTCTGCTGGAATCACGCGTGGTGACGGTGCTGCAACCCACCCCTCGCCCACGGGCGggtgctccctgtccctgtcaaGGGGCCACGCAGGCAGCCCGgcctcccccagcctcccccgGGGTCCcaccgcggggcccggcggctccccagcccagcccccccgCACTGAACTCCCCGCAGGGATTTGCCCATCTAGGAGGGGCGATGGGGCCAGAGGCAAACCGGAGCTGGGGGGGTTTAACGGGATCATTTTGAGCTGCGCTTTGCTTTCCCCTCGCAGTCAGGTATGCTCGgggtcaggagctgctgctcggCCCCCCAGGGAGCCAGGGGGAAATAACGCCCTTGCTCCAGCCCTGAGCCTCAGGATCCAAAGGAAGAGGCTCAGGCGGGTCCAGCCATCCCTGCAAGACCAGGCATAACCCAGAGGGAGAGGGAAGTAAAGACACGGGGGGAAGAGGGGCCGAGGCTAAACCTTCCCCCTCCCAAGGGGTCAGAGCAGGATTATCTGTCACTTGTCACATCCCTGTCCCACTGCTCCCATCCTCCACAATTAGTTTGGAAGCGTAATTAGAAAATGCTTCTCGTGGTCCCGTGCTCAGCAGCAGCCCGACCTTTCAGCCTCTTCTCCCCTCCACGAACGCTGGTGTGATGGACGTGTTACCCCTACAAACCAGCTGCTGTTTCGAGGTGAATCTGCCTTCCTGCAGACACCACATCCCTGCCCAAAAACTGCTTTAATTAGACTGCACGGGGCAGCTCCTGCAACTCCCCCCGACactgcagggctgcagcatctGCCTGACATCTCCTTCCagtgattaaagaaaaaatgggACCACAACAATTATTGTACAGGCCTGAGCATTTGATATATGTTTATTGCTATTCGGGTTTAGCTGGGAATTTTGTGCATTTCGGGTTTAGGTGGTTATCCAGACTCCTTGCACAGTGCTGCAGAGCTCCAGAGCATCTCATTCGCACGTCCGTGGTAAGCAGAAGGTGGCTGGGTTCGGTCGGAAGTGGCTGCAAAGAAGAGCCAATGCACCAGCTGAAGTTAATATCACACTCAGTGGGAGCAGGGGAGTTTAAGACTTTGTTGCTCAGTTGTTTTTTTAGACAATCTTATCTCATCAGCAGAATCTGAAGTGCAGACTCTGACCCAGGGAGTATTCATTGTCATTATTTACAGATAAATCCGGCTTTCTCACTTGTCTCCTGCTACTTCAATATGAGACATATACAGACAAACATCACCCTGACAGACAACAGCACGGGACAGTAAGAGGGAAAGATGTGCCACTACACacactttctttttactttcaattagcaatattttttaaagtgtcacaGCTACCTTAGTACCATTTGGAATGAGTAAATAATATATTTGGATAGAGTATACTCTGATATGCAAATGTACACGAGACCCCTGGAAAAGCTCACATCAAATACTGTAtcattagaaataataataataaaagctaTTTATGACACGGCCTTTATTCACAGAAAGATTTGCCCCAGGGCTTTGTTTTGCACCTTGGTTTGATGACAGATTccacccccctcctctgccctgtAGTCCACATCAGCCCAGACCCCACAGcacatggaaaaggaaaataaaaccccgCTGGGGcagaagctcccccagctcagcCCTACGGGAGCCACCACCACAACGACGCTGGAGAAGGCAAAGCAATTCAGCAAGGGGAAACGCCCCCGCAGTGTTGAGCACACCCGGGGCCCGTGACAGCCCCACGCTGCCACACGGGACGGGCTGTTTTATCAGAGTCCGAGCTGCGCCGGCTCGCCCAGAGCGGGGGGAAGCAGGCACGCCGGCCCACCCTAAGGCACTGCAGTCGCACACCCTCGCCCTCCGGACGCAGCTCCGCAGGCAGCTGCACCCCACCTTCAACATTTTAGCAGGACATCAGCGAGAATTTTACAAAATCCTGGACATGGGACCAGTTCCCCTCTGCCTGGGTACCCTGGTGAGGCTGGGGATCGCCCGGGGATCGTCCACGGGCATCAGAGCGCAGGGGGCAACGAACGCACGTTGCGACCAGCTGCTGCTTCCTCAGAGTCCTTTGGTATCTTGAGTTGCCCTGACAGTGTCCCAGGAGCACTCGCGGAGCAGCGATGAAACGCCAGGCTGGGGAGACACGGGAGCAGCTGGGAACGCTCGTCCCGCAGTCCCAGAACGTGGACGTGTCGGTCCCAGAGCCTGCACGTGCACCACTCCACCGGGACCAGCCTGGAGCCCTCTCCCCAGGCGGGTACAAGAGAGACGTGCTGTCCCGCGCTCCCCGGTACGAGTGATTTGGCAAagccagagccaggacagcttGTCTTGAAAGGCTGCAGGAGAAGGGTCAGGTAATTTTCCTTCTTCTTGGGCACTGATTGGTTCAAGTTTGTATCACAGTGAAGTCTGAGAAGTGGGGAAGAAACCCAAACCACCTTCCCTGAAAGAGAAAGCCTCGTTGGCCCGGCTCGCTCGGGCTGGAGAGGAGGACAGCCTCTCCTAGCCAGGCACATCCGATCCGCTGCTCACCACGGAGGCTTCCATCGCTCAGCAGCAGACGTTGGACCTTCGCCCTCTCACGCTGGAGGAGAGCAGGCGGccacaccagccctgtcccaccaccCACCCGAGCTCACCCCCGGAGCCCATCCTCAAACACAAGTAAACATAAAGAGAAACTAAGAGGCACTAATAACGCAGATACGGGGAGGCTCAGGCTTGCGACTGTCAAACCTGGCTCCGGATGTCTTCATCCAGCTGGAGAAAAGCCGAGTCCCCGTTTCAGATCTCCTGCAGCGAGTGGCCGGGGTCGCTGCGTTCCCTTTTCACCAGCGGCTCCCCCAGGCGCCGGGAGTCTGTGTCCACCTCGCTGCCCAGGTCACTAATGTCATCTGCAAAGGACAGGTCTCAGCATGAGAGTGGCGACCGGAGGGGAAGAGGGTCTTTTCCCCAGCAGAGCCGGGTGGAAGAGTCAGCACGAGGTTCCCCCTCCCACAGCGACTCAACCCTGACCCAGCAGGACTTCCCTTGAGGGAGAGGAAGTACCTTTGTCCAGCAGTGTTGGGGACAGGGATGTGAGGTCaccaaactgaaagaaaaaggagtttCAAGGTAAGTGAGGCTTATTGGAGACTGAAGGTGCCAGATCTGCAAGTTGGCATCTATTTCCAAGCAATTCTAACAAGCAGCTTAAGGGCTCAGGAGAACCCACAAGCATCAGCAGTGCCGGTGGTgaagagcagaaagcaaaaccaacccCGTGTTTTGGGGAAAAGTCTGTCGCTGCCATTAAAACCTCTGGGCAAACACCACTCACAACAATCCAGGGCAGGATCGAGCTCTGGAATGAAGGGAGAAATTTTTTGATCTCCCAAGTTAAGGCCAAGTGCTGCCCCAGACCAAAGGATGGTGCCTTTTCTCCAGCCCTCTGCATCTGTCAAGGAGAGTGCTCAGACACGCCAGCTATTCACCTCTCCTGGGACTTGACCACCACTCCACCTCTCTGCAACTCTCTGCCAAGCCTTTGCATTCACATCAGGAGAGTGCTTTGGCTTGCAAGGCCACGGTGCCAAGCGTAACTAGAGAGCTGGGAATATATTTGGTTCTGGAGATGTGTTGTATCCCTCTGTGATAAGGTCTGAAACACTAAATTGCTGTAACAATAATGCTGAAAAGTCATGCAAAGTTGGGCAGCAGAAGGAACTGAGGAGAACAGGAGTTATAAAACCAGCAGTGGAAATGGAAGGACACAATTCATCCTCTTTTGCTGGGAAGAATCAGCCTCCTCCTGGAGAACAGAAATATTGCAAGAGTTTAATGAAGGGAAGGCAAAACCTGAAGGATGAAAGCCTCCCACAGCTGGAAGCCACTCTCTGCCTTTCATGTTCCTTTAATATCAATAAAGAGGTTTTGCAGGGAATAGTGAGAACTTGCAGCACTGCTGACTTGGTGCAACAGCACGGGTCTAacgggaggggaagggaaagcaaAAGGCATGTAGTTGATTTGTCTGGCTCCCCTGCATGAGCTCcgtggaaggaagaaaacagcacgAGCTCCAAGGAGCAAATGAGATCGGTTTTAATCTAACAGTAGTTTCTATACTGATGTCACAGGTTGATCAGGGGCTTTTAAATCTGTGCATTTCAGAGCGAAAAATTGGATGTGGTTTCAGCTAGGCAGGACAGGACCTGCCTGCAAGCCAGGAACCAGATTTACTGTCTgatttgctaaaaaaaaccccccaacaatccccccaaaaaacacaaacaacCCATCATTTCTCTTCAAGTCAAAAATGGAGAGTGTGGCTGACTGTGCACGGAACTCTGGAGCTTGCAGAGGCCTGAAGAAGTTCAGTGAACGGTACCACTGAAAGTTACAGGGAAAGTAACTTTTggacctttttttgtttggtttagtttttgtgTTTGATGGGACTTTGCTCTGGCAGGAACCCCAAAGTCAGGTTGGTACCCACAAGTCATGGAGAGAAGTGGGGTgatccttttcctccctcctccaggcCTCCAAAGCCCAGCTGATGCTCAACTGCCCCAAAACCCATCACTTCAGGTATCAGTGAGCCAAGATGCTCAAGGAGCTGGATCCTTGTGCCAGGCACTCAAAACAACCCAGTAAATCTTTTGGCAAGGATGGTTATAAACACATGTTCAGGACATGGTGTGGTTTGTGAACCAACTGTATTTCTTCAAGCACTACttagtttgggtttgtttctaGGGAACAAACAATTCTCACCTCTCCCATTACAGCAATCGGCGTCTCCCCTGTTGCCTGGGCAACACGATGCTCTACCAGATAAAACATGTATTCATCATAGAGCAGGCGAATCAGGTGGAAGGAACCAAAGCTGGCAGCACTGCGCAAGGTGAGGTCACGGATCACCATGGAGCTGGAAAATGGCcgggaaacaaaatatttgggtTGTGTTTTACACTTGCATCACGGCTGATGTGAGTTCTTGTCCCTGAAGGTACTGAGTGACACAGTGCTCTGTTTCTACCTCTAACCCAAGAGTATCAAAGCCCTTTAAGAAATTAGTTGATGGAGCATCCTATCCCCATCCTGAAATGATACAGGAGACACAATGCTCCCTCCTGTACCAGGACAGAGCAACAGTTAACCAGAGTTGCATGGGAGTAAAGAACTTGGCCTTGGCTTTCCAAGGAGCTGTTTACATGCCCTAAGCCCGatgcagaaatatttccaaaacgAGAAAGAAAATGTACCTATAGAAAGACCATTTCAACAGGAACTGCCTGGCTGCCTTGGGGAAGCTGGGACTGCCCTCGTGATGCTTCAGGACTTGAGTAACAACGTTATCCAGCCAACTAGCCCACTGGTCCAGAGAactctgctgctgcagagtgaGCTTGAAATCCTGCTCCAGCTTCTGTACCATGCCTTCCTCGCACTGGCACACCCACGAGGCTTGCTCCTGCTCAGGAAGAAGGGTTGACAGTTACTCATGCCAAGCCCGCATGGTTGTTGCATCCCAAGCCAGGAATTCAACTTCATTTCTAGTAGACAAGGACTCCAAACCAGCTCTGAATCATGTCTCCTCCCATCTGTCCAGACCACCATACAATATTATTACTAGGACTACACTGTTGGTGGTAGCACCACTTCTTACAGAAGTTCTTTGGTACCTTCTCCACTGTTCGCAGTAAGATGGCAAACTTACCTGGAAAAGTAACACCAAACCTGTTAAATTGTTCAATTAATTGCTTTTTAGTATTAGAAATAAGATGCTGGTTACAGGCAGACAACCTCATTGTAGAGTCCCAGTTCTAGACAACATGACCTAGGAAAAGGTACCAGAAGTTACCTGCACGTTGGCGAAGTCGACCCGATTGAGATCGCTGAGCATCTGGTTTATCTGGGAAGTGTTCTGCAGCACGGCACGGGCGGCCTGAGCCAGGTGGTTCAGGGACGTGTATCTCCGTAACGTCTGCGCGAAGGCACTCACGACCCCGACCTGCAACACAGCACACAGGGCACCGCGAGCGGGAGGCCACGGAGCCGGAAGGCAAAGTCTTCCCAACGCTGAGCTCAAGCACACAGCACACATCAGCTGGGGTAACAGAGCAGCACTTCTGCTTCTTGCAAACCAGCCTCTgcgtttcttttctttaaactacCGGGTTTTCACGCTCTGCCTCCAGCAGAGACCGGCAAAGTGAGAACAGGCTGCAACAATCCACAGCTTTAGGAGAGGTGGAATGGGAGCCTTAGGCTCAGTCTCTGCAATGCCCTTTGGTCCATGAGGTGTCCCTGAGCTTTCTAGTAGGACAGCCTCATTCCAGTGCAGAGATTTTCTTCCACAAAGCTTTATCTGCAATTTCAGGACGCAGGAATGGCTCAGCGGACAGAGCATCATTCACCTCTGGAACAAAGGAATTGCCCCACCTGTCCTCCCACTCCTTGCTGATTTTGGTTCATAATTATTTGTTACACCGTGCGAGTCTGGAGTACACGTAGCCAAACCCTGGCAGAGATTTCCAATCGCTGTGGAAAACTGcaacacgcacacgcacacacacacactcagttCATATCCCTGACCTGCAACGTGCTCCCCCCTGCTCACCTTGGTCTGGACAATCTCGGGGGGAAATTCACTCATTGCGTTCATCAGCCACCCTTCCAAACTCTTGGCAAAATTACGAATCGCCTGTGTAAGTGTGCCTGCAAAGAAGTCTGCAGAGTTAGACGAGCTGTTCCGTATCATCTTTGGACACCACTCTCTAGCTTAGGGCTGCTGTGGAAAGCACAGCCTCTGATCTGGTTAGCTGTGATCTCCATCTAGCACCAAGGAAATCAGCTGGGTCCTGAGAGGCACTCAAACTTTTCACATTCTCTAATGTTGTTACTcaaacttttcttatttttcttattctttcttatCCTTTTCTTATTCATTGTCTTTCTGAACATTTTCCAAATGTTGAAGTATGCTCTTTAAAGACCCACACATGCCCCAGCATGTAGACTGACATCAGCAGCCCAGAGGGACGTGGCTTTCCAGTACTGCTCAGCCCAGTGTAGGGCAGAGCTGAGGCCTCGGGGAGACTGACACACACACTTCACTGAGCAGCCGAATTGGCGAGAAAACCCTCCACATCCCATCGCTGATCTCCCAAACAAAAGTTGACCCCAAATTTCCAGGAGGTGCAGTAGGGGACAGGACAGTCCTATGTAAACAAAGATACTGTCTCCAAGGAAACATCTCACAAGGATTAGCCGTGCTTCCTTGTGCCTTAAGCCTATGCTTTTACCTTGACTCCCAGCCAAAGTCAGGAGATGGGATATACaataaaccaaattttaaaaggcagaggAATTTCCAGGGGCCACAAAGTACCATCGATGCAGAGCAATGCTGCAGGAGGAATATTGCTGTTGCCGTAATATTTTAGCTTGtattcaaaacaaaaacctcTAAATCAGCTTTTACAAGGGAAATCTTTGTGGCAAGTGGTAGCCAGACCGAGTGAGTCACGGATGGCTGTTTGTCAGACACAACATCCAATGCCTCAGCCCAGCGGGGAGGCGGGACCAGCCCTGCCCTCCTGGCCACGCTGCAGGGTACTCACTGGGCACCGGTCTGAGCACGTCTGGGATGAGAATCTCCACCAAGGCCTGGTACAAGATGTGATCGCAGCTTCTCATCCATTTGAGGATGGGTTCGTATTTGCACAGAGTGATCAGCTTATCTTTCGGGAGGGTCCCTTCGTGTTCTTCTtcactgcaggaggaggaggaggagggaggagggaggcagagtCAGCAGCAGGTTTGCATTCAGCGCATTCACCCTTCCTCTTGATTTCTAACCCcggttttcagcagaaaaaagccattcatgtttctttcaaaaggaaatatCTGATTGTTTGTACAAGTCTTGTCTGACTCTGCCAGTACCCCTCTGTCCATGGGGTCGGAGCTCTGACCAGTTTTCCCTCAAATCAGCCTGCCTTCGCTGCGCCCACCCTCAGCCTCGGCTGCCTTTTGCATGCTCACGTTCATGGGAACTGTACTCCAGTACAGCCATTTCAGCAAACACAGGCTTAGCTGGTTCCTCCTTACAGACCCAGCTATTTCCAAAACCTTCacacctctctcctctcccccctgcTCTAAACCTCCTCAGCTGTAGCAGTGGGGACCCAAAGTTTCCAGCAAATGTTGTTTGAGCAGAGTATCCGGTATTGACAGATACTATAAATGGTTTCAAGGTGTTTAACACCTTCAAATGCTGAAcgtttacagaaggaaaaatatctggTGTTTTGATGAGAACAGAGCATATTGTCTCTAACTGAATGAGGTCAATCAAGCTTGCATTATTTTCACTTTGTGGATGTATGGAAACTTTTTCTGCACGGTTATGGCATAAGATATTTGGTTAAACAGCAAACAGAGAAAACCAAAGCCTTAATGCAATGCCAGAGCATCAAAGCAGAGCTGCTCACACACTACGCTGGGAACTGGGAATTCAGAAGGGACTTTCCCCATGTATTACATCAAAACCATTAAAGCTAAGCCTTGGACATACTATAAAGAGGCACTTACAGCCTCTGCCTGGGCAGTTTTAGCAAATGAACTCCACAGGCATACTCCCAGAACACTCACATGGAGAAACTGGTCATCAGGTACCTCACCTTTCTGTTAAGTGGAACCATATTCTGCATCTTATCATGCTTTCAAACAGCTTGCCACTTTGATAATATTTCAGgtttatatttgtatatatataaagcaaGGGGAGGGAGTGCTTTATTTACCCATCTCGGCTATTAGCCGTGGTATGGAGAGGTGCTAGAGCACACAGCCTTAGTGAGACAGGCTGGTTTAGCCAGAGCCCTGCAGAAATGCTGCCTCCAGTATCCAAGTGAGCCTACCTGTACCCAGCACAGCTCTCTGTGCTGTTGTGACATGCCTTGGAGATACACCCTAAACTAAAAGAGATTCTGAAACAATCAAACACAGCTGCAGTCATCCTCTGCGGGAAAATAGCCGTTGGGTAACATTTACTGAGGACAACAGGGCCATATTCTACAGATTATTATGGGGTATTTGCCTATTACTCAAACTTCtaccatttttcttcttaatataaAATGTCTGTATATCATCAGTAGAAGTGGATAATACAGacttttaatacagattttaagaAGAAACCTTCACACCTTGttgattttctctgttttcacttATTTCCATTCCGCTGTCTCTTGGCAGCACACTACCCATGCacaaaggatgaagaaaaggcaaTAACAACAAACCAGGCAGGAGTACAAAGATCAGAGTAGCTTTGTTTGCCTTTATCTGTCTCAAAACACGAGGCACTTAAAGATCTGGAGAGCCAGCCAAAGAAGCGAGTCAATCTAGATGTCAGTAAAATCTCAGAGCCCGAGATGTCACTGGAGACCAATACCTAATGGCTTGGACTTGTTACTGCTCCTGATGACCATGTACAAAATCAGCATCCTGCTCTCATTCACCTCTGCATTTTGGATTAGTGCTTGTTACAGGAGGTATAAGGCACAGAGACGTACATAATCAGAGCAGATGCTTTCCTCAGAGGTCTGAACTTTGTGTGGTCCTGACGATATTAAACACTTCTGACACTCTTTGTAATGATTCTGCAGGGAAGTAAATACTTTCAAGTCCTACAAAGCACTCAAAATGCCTAATGAAGCTGGAAAtacttcatgcatttttaaaagaaaaaataccaccGAAAAATGGAGCATTCAGAAAGAACCAAAGCACAGCAGTGTACCTGGCTGGCAGGGCAGTAGAGCCATCACTAGATGGTGTTTTAGGACTCCAGAAGGATTGCCACAGTTTCTCGATATAATGAAACTGAAGATTCATTACAACATCCAAAGTCGCCTAACAACAAAGAACACAAATCATTAGCTGCTCTGCTAGCGTCCTGTCGCACAGTGTAAGCATAAATTTCATGTGCTGTCATTTAGATTAAataatttccaagaaaaataatggaaagggCATTGTTTTAATAATCAACATAACATAAAACAGACcacacaatgaaaaaaataacatagagAGCAATATTTGAGTTGTAATACCTAGCAAGTCAAGCATTCCCTATGATATCCTAGCTCTGCCCAAGAGCAGGATATAAGATGAGCACACGAATTACGTCTCACGTCAATTAATCaatcaattaaaaatattccaaAGAATCACCTCGCAGTGTCGCCTGTAAAGAAGCTGCAGAGTTTTCACATCATTCATGGTGACCCCTTCTTGTAGGAGGACGTTACCTAGATGAGGGGCTGGGAACTCAGGAAAGACATGAGTTACatctaggggaaaaaagagattGGGAAAGATGGTGAGAGGAGCACTCAGTTATGCAGGACTGCAGATGAGTACAAGGTGCTGCTGTCACCAGTGGCTATCCTTTGTGCTTCAATTGGGATGAAACAGGAGAAACAAGGCCGATAATCTAGTACTTTCCCTGATTCGTGCTGTTATACTGGGCAAAAAGCAAACAACCGCAGCCCATTTATTCAgtgtgaaaaggaaaatgttttttttcctctctgtaataaaagaaacaagaatacaTTGTCCTCATCTACCACGCTTCCCATTAGATTTTCTCCGAAGCCTGAAAAATGTCACTTTGGTATTTTGAAAGTACAATGGAAAATATAATTGGACAGCAAACATAGCAGGAGCAATTGTATTTCAGAGAAGGCTCAGAGCTGGCCGGGATTCGGTAACTCTGCTTGAATGATGGAGACACACAGATCCACGACCAGCAGAGAGTTTGTCTCACAAGGAGAAGGCCCATACGGATCCTCTGCAGCCTTTGCCATGAAGAGAATCGCTCTTCTCCCGCTGGCTGCCTGTCTTAGCAAGGCTCTTCAGGACCTCTGCTCCTTCCAGATGATTTGGGTAAAACCAGACGAATTAAAAACATACTAAGAGGGAACCAACAGACCTGATGGCACAAGGAAAAAGCCTTCCTGTGGGTACAGGAGCTAGAAAATAAACTTAGCAAGTGTGACGTTACaagatataaaaaatatatattctatatgtataatatatgatactgtagaaaagcaaacaaatgcagAACAGCCAGGGCTTGCTGGACAAGACCGTCCTTCCTCTTAAAGTTTTAAGCTTAAATATGAGATATCGAATACTAAAAATCTAATAATACCTAATGAGCAGTGCCCTCACCTATGAACTGCTGATGATGTTGACTTTGAGCAGCAACCGATTGCTCCGGCGTGGTGTGTGGGTTACTGTTGGACCCACTCTCTGCCATGCCATCCATCTTCTGTGCTGGTCTATACCTAAATTTAGAGCATGGTTTAGGATTTACACAGGCACCAGAAAACACGTACATGGTATCTGCAACACAGTCAGGCAGACATGAGGCTACATTCAAGGCCAGCATTTTGAGGGCTGACCATTTATATCACCTACTtaactggagagagaaaatgagaacctccTTCTGAAAATCACTCCCCAAGCCAGAATTTAAAGGGGTTAAGATGTTTGCCCAAGGTGacaccaagaaaaacagaaaatgagaagcagaacTGGAGTGAGCGTCAGAGGGCAGACTCTCAGTCTCGGGAGCTGACTTTTGCATTTACTTTCTGTTTGGGAGTTGAAGAAATAAATTCTTCTGCTCCTTCTTCACTCCAGCaagaaccagaagtgttcatgcTTCCAGGAGACAATTCCAAATTCCCCTGCATGTTGTTTTTTGTATTCAAAATTACTCAGACACAAGACTAACCACAGCGCTACTGAACTTGCACAAAAAAGACCCAAacgaaaaacaaaacc carries:
- the RFX2 gene encoding DNA-binding protein RFX2 isoform X1, whose translation is MIPAHSWIRASAATEQEPVSMQSSEGGSDPAASVALHTSASAQAPVVQPVPASQQRVLVQAAGSAPKGAQMQQISVPRVQQVPQQVQSVQHVYPTQVQYVEGGEAVYTNGTIRATYSYNTETQIYAPSSAASYFEPQGGGAQVTTAASSPTAIPSHNMVGITMDIGGSPILSGSGAYLIHGGMENTRHSLSHTSRSSPATLEMAIENLQKNEGITSHKSSLLNSHLQWLLDNYETAEGVSLPRSSLYNHYLRHCQEHKLDPVNAASFGKLIRSVFMGLRTRRLGTRGNSKYHYYGIRLKPESPLNRLQEDTQYMAMRQQPIHQKQRYRPAQKMDGMAESGSNSNPHTTPEQSVAAQSQHHQQFIDVTHVFPEFPAPHLGNVLLQEGVTMNDVKTLQLLYRRHCEATLDVVMNLQFHYIEKLWQSFWSPKTPSSDGSTALPASEEEHEGTLPKDKLITLCKYEPILKWMRSCDHILYQALVEILIPDVLRPVPSTLTQAIRNFAKSLEGWLMNAMSEFPPEIVQTKVGVVSAFAQTLRRYTSLNHLAQAARAVLQNTSQINQMLSDLNRVDFANVQEQASWVCQCEEGMVQKLEQDFKLTLQQQSSLDQWASWLDNVVTQVLKHHEGSPSFPKAARQFLLKWSFYSSMVIRDLTLRSAASFGSFHLIRLLYDEYMFYLVEHRVAQATGETPIAVMGEFGDLTSLSPTLLDKDDISDLGSEVDTDSRRLGEPLVKRERSDPGHSLQEI
- the RFX2 gene encoding DNA-binding protein RFX2 isoform X2, which codes for MNYWQHDWCEAEAFGVVDSWSSFQCERRLYEQDGLILQRVLVQAAGSAPKGAQMQQISVPRVQQVPQQVQSVQHVYPTQVQYVEGGEAVYTNGTIRATYSYNTETQIYAPSSAASYFEPQGGGAQVTTAASSPTAIPSHNMVGITMDIGGSPILSGSGAYLIHGGMENTRHSLSHTSRSSPATLEMAIENLQKNEGITSHKSSLLNSHLQWLLDNYETAEGVSLPRSSLYNHYLRHCQEHKLDPVNAASFGKLIRSVFMGLRTRRLGTRGNSKYHYYGIRLKPESPLNRLQEDTQYMAMRQQPIHQKQRYRPAQKMDGMAESGSNSNPHTTPEQSVAAQSQHHQQFIDVTHVFPEFPAPHLGNVLLQEGVTMNDVKTLQLLYRRHCEATLDVVMNLQFHYIEKLWQSFWSPKTPSSDGSTALPASEEEHEGTLPKDKLITLCKYEPILKWMRSCDHILYQALVEILIPDVLRPVPSTLTQAIRNFAKSLEGWLMNAMSEFPPEIVQTKVGVVSAFAQTLRRYTSLNHLAQAARAVLQNTSQINQMLSDLNRVDFANVQEQASWVCQCEEGMVQKLEQDFKLTLQQQSSLDQWASWLDNVVTQVLKHHEGSPSFPKAARQFLLKWSFYSSMVIRDLTLRSAASFGSFHLIRLLYDEYMFYLVEHRVAQATGETPIAVMGEFGDLTSLSPTLLDKDDISDLGSEVDTDSRRLGEPLVKRERSDPGHSLQEI